In one Myxocyprinus asiaticus isolate MX2 ecotype Aquarium Trade chromosome 29, UBuf_Myxa_2, whole genome shotgun sequence genomic region, the following are encoded:
- the LOC127420119 gene encoding uncharacterized protein LOC127420119 isoform X2, with protein sequence MLVVVTLICLIDLSSAHPIIQKDVLDELVTQTNSERETLDMLNVTKGAVINTTPQTAAQSSSESESSEQSESVEDLSETSEEHDTSEQTSESLETTFQQHTASDDLRDDSRGSKENIRRSWVRVHGLHFDKHAVTLDVTADTVTDIATAAVVTEAAETLTDGVIRSFQTAQTIGVTAAVAVETDSAASKSMESDEQVDLQQLNMCKDQADNDECIDGGFVKDGGDHQSDFHHGALSLDERPRKIPFRLTHFQLSEI encoded by the exons ATGTTGGTTGTTGTCACACTCATTTGTCTGATTGACCTCTCATCAGCTCATCCA ATCATTCAGAAAGATGTTTTGGACGAGTTGGTCACACAGACAAACTCTGAACGAGAAACACTGGACATGCTCAAT GTGACTAAAGGGGCAGTGATCAACACCACACCACAA ACTGCAGCTCAAAGTTCATCAGAATCTGAAAGTTCTGAGCAGAGCGAGTCAGTGGAGGATCTATCAGAG ACTTCTGAGGAGCATGACACCTCTGAGCAG ACCTCTGAATCGTTGGAGACAACT TTTCAGCAACACACAGCTTCAGATGATCTGAGAGATGATAGTCGAGGAAGCAAGGAGAACATCCGCAGG AGTTGGGTTCGAGTTCATGGCCTCCATTTTGATAAGCATGCGGTGACCCTAGATGTGACAGCAGACACGGTGACTGACATAGCAACTGCAGCTGTTGTTACTGAAGCAGCAGAGACATTAACTGATGGAGTAATCCGCAGCTTTCAGACAGCTCAGACAATTGGAGTTACCGCAGCTGTAGCTGTGGAGACGGATAGTGCTGCCAGCAAGAGCATGGAGAGTGATGAGCAGGTGGACCTACAGCAACTGAACATGTGCAAAGATCAAGCAGATAACGATGAATGCATTGATGGTGGATTCGTAAAGGATGGTGGCGACCACCAGAGTGATTTTCACCATGGTGCACTGAGCCTGGATGAGCGTCCCAGAAAAATTCCTTTTAGACTAACCCACTTTCAGCTATcagaaatataa
- the LOC127420119 gene encoding uncharacterized protein LOC127420119 isoform X1: MLVVVTLICLIDLSSAHPIIQKDVLDELVTQTNSERETLDMLNVTKGAVINTTPQVQQPNDRTAAQSSSESESSEQSESVEDLSETSEEHDTSEQTSESLETTFQQHTASDDLRDDSRGSKENIRRSWVRVHGLHFDKHAVTLDVTADTVTDIATAAVVTEAAETLTDGVIRSFQTAQTIGVTAAVAVETDSAASKSMESDEQVDLQQLNMCKDQADNDECIDGGFVKDGGDHQSDFHHGALSLDERPRKIPFRLTHFQLSEI, from the exons ATGTTGGTTGTTGTCACACTCATTTGTCTGATTGACCTCTCATCAGCTCATCCA ATCATTCAGAAAGATGTTTTGGACGAGTTGGTCACACAGACAAACTCTGAACGAGAAACACTGGACATGCTCAAT GTGACTAAAGGGGCAGTGATCAACACCACACCACAAGTACAGCAACCCAATGATAGA ACTGCAGCTCAAAGTTCATCAGAATCTGAAAGTTCTGAGCAGAGCGAGTCAGTGGAGGATCTATCAGAG ACTTCTGAGGAGCATGACACCTCTGAGCAG ACCTCTGAATCGTTGGAGACAACT TTTCAGCAACACACAGCTTCAGATGATCTGAGAGATGATAGTCGAGGAAGCAAGGAGAACATCCGCAGG AGTTGGGTTCGAGTTCATGGCCTCCATTTTGATAAGCATGCGGTGACCCTAGATGTGACAGCAGACACGGTGACTGACATAGCAACTGCAGCTGTTGTTACTGAAGCAGCAGAGACATTAACTGATGGAGTAATCCGCAGCTTTCAGACAGCTCAGACAATTGGAGTTACCGCAGCTGTAGCTGTGGAGACGGATAGTGCTGCCAGCAAGAGCATGGAGAGTGATGAGCAGGTGGACCTACAGCAACTGAACATGTGCAAAGATCAAGCAGATAACGATGAATGCATTGATGGTGGATTCGTAAAGGATGGTGGCGACCACCAGAGTGATTTTCACCATGGTGCACTGAGCCTGGATGAGCGTCCCAGAAAAATTCCTTTTAGACTAACCCACTTTCAGCTATcagaaatataa